CATTTTTTGATACAAAAACAAGATTAGATATTTTAATAAAAATGATTAATTTTTCAGGTTTGAATCGTTTTGGATTTGTTGAATTAAATAAAATAATTAATTTTTGGTTAAATACACATAAAATTTTTATTTTAGAAGAAGAAAGAATTAATAAAATAATAAATATTATATCTTTTTTTAAAAAAAAAAATATAATTCAATTAGTAAAAAAAATAAATACTCCGTATATAAATATTTTAAATAAAATAATTAGTAAATATTTTAAGTTTGAAAATATAATAAATATTGAAGATAGTAGTATTAAATTTATTATAAATAATACGGATATAGATAATTTATGTATTGTTTTGCACAATACAGATTGTGCTATAAAAGATAAGTTTATTTCTAATATGTCACATAAAAAATATGAATATTTTAAAAAAAATTTCTTTAAAAAAAAATTAATTTCTTTTGAAACAATATGTTTAAAAAAAAATTTATTATTAAGAAATATTAAAAATTTTATAAAAGATAATAAAATTATTATAAAAGAAAAATAGGTTGTAGTATATGAAAAATATTTCAAAAGATAATTTATGGAAAAGATGGAAACCTAAAAATTTAAATAAAAAACTGGATTTAGTATCTACTTCTAATTCTATTAAATACAAAAATATTTCGTTTGTTAAAATTACTAAAAAAAAAGATAATAATGCATCTTGTTCTGATATATATCAAAAAAATTATAAAAATGGATTAACTGAAGGATATAAAAGAGGATATATAGATGGATGGTTACAAGGGTGTTCTTTTTCAAATAATTACTTTTTAGAGAGTAAAGATAAATGTATAGAGATGAAATATGCAGATTTATTAAATAAGTTTCGTATTGCTATATATCAATTTAATAATAATTTTTCAAAACGTTTAATAAGAATTGTATTACATATATCAAAAATTTTAGTAGATGATATTTTTTTAGTTAATAAAAACTATATAATAAAAAAAATTGATAAATTAATTAAAACATCACATTATATTTTTAATAAATTACAGCTACATGTTCATCCAGATAATTATAATTTAATAATAAAAAGATTTGGAGTATTAATGAATACATATGGATGGATAGTTATTAAAAATAAAAAAATGAATATTAATGATTACCGAATTATTACTTCAGAAGGAGAAATAAATGCTTCAATTCAATCTTTTTGGGATAGGATTTATAGATCAGCTAATTTATTGGATTAATAAATATGAATGATGTATTGAATAAATGGTTTAATAAAATTGATAAATTTGAAAAAAATATATCAATTTTTTCTTACGAGTTATTTTTTGGTCGAGTGGTAAGTGTAAATAATTTAATTATTGAAGCTACTGGTATATATTTACCCGTAGGAAATTTTTGTTGGGTAGAACGTATATATAATAATAAATTATCTACTGTTTTATGTAAAATACTAGGTTTTAAAGAAAAAATAGTTTTTTTAATACCCATCTATAGATTAGATGGTATTTTTCCGGGAGCAAAAGTTTTTTCACAGTCTTCATCTCAGAAACAAATAAACTCACATTTAAAATTTCCTTTTGGATTTGAATTACTTGGAAGAGTACTCGATGGATTTGGTAATCCTTTAGACAATTTAGGTAATATTAAATCAAAAAAAATGTTATTTAATTTTTTTAAACCATCTATTAATCCATTAAAAAGAACTTTAATTACAGAAATTTTAGATACTGGTGTTCGTGCTATTAATAGTTTATTAACTGTTGGTAGAGGTCAAAGGATGGGTATATTTTCTCAAGCTGGAATTGGAAAAAGTATGCTTCTTGGTATGATATCTAGATATACTAATGCAGATATAATTATTATTTCTTTAGTTGGAGAAAGAGGAAGGGAAGTAAGGGAGTTTATTAATAATATATTAGGAATTGAAAGTTTAAAAAAATCAGTTGTTATTGTATCTCCAGCAGATGTTTCTCCAATGTTTAAGATTCAATCTGTTCAATATGCTACATCTATTGCAGAATATTTTTGTAAAAAAAATAATCATGTATTACTAATAGTAGACTCACTTACACGGTATGCTATGGCTTATAGAGAAATATCAAATTCTATGAATGAAGCACCAGTTTTAAAAGGTTATCCAGCTTCTATTTTTTCAAACATTCCATATTTGATTGAACGAACAGGTAATATTAATAGTGAAGGATTTGGTTCAATTACTTCTTTTTATACTGTTTTAACTGAAGGTGATGAATATAATGATCCTATATTAGATATAGCAAAATCTGTTTTAGATGGTCATATTATTTTATCAGATTTTTTATCAAAATCTGGTCATTACCCATCTATTGATATTGAAAAGTCAATTAGTAGATCTATGCATTCCATTGTTAATCATGATCATCAAAAAAAATCTATTTATATTAAAAAATTAATTTCATGTTATTATTATCATCGCGATGTAATTAATTTGGGTATTTATTCTAAAGGAAACAATAAATTATTAGATGATTCAATTAAGATATGGCCTTTTTTAGAAAAATTTTTACAACAAAATTTTTTAGAATGTTGTACATATGATCAATCTATTTTAGAATTAACAGAATTGTTAAAAATAATTTAATATATTCAAGGTAATGCATATGAAATTCAATCTTTCTCATATATATATTTTAAAAAAAAAATAGAATTAGATATAAAAAAAAATATTTACTCTATGGAAAGTTATAAGAACAAAAAAATAGAAATAAAAAGATATTTATTACAATTAAAGAAATATCAAGATCAATATAATTTGTTTTTGTATAAAAAGTTTATTTATGGTGCTTTACAGTATATAATTAAGCTATATATAAAATTTTTATCAATGTTACAAAAATTAATTATACAACAAAAGACTTTAATGGGTTATTTAAGAAAAAAAATTAAAGAAAAGTTTTTAATATATAAAAAATTATATTCTAATTTAGAACAATGGAAAAAATTGGAAATACGTTTAAAAAATTATAAAAAAAAACAAAAAAGAATAGTAGAACAACGTGAAGATAATATTATATGTTTGAATATTTATAATTATTTTTTATATAATCAAAAAAAATAATTTATGTTTACGTATTTAATGAAATCATTTATTAATTTATATGTGAAAATAATATGTTATTGAAAAAATATATACCAGCTTATATTTATATACAAAATAGAAAGTCATATATTATATCCTTAAAATCTGACTATTTATTTACAAATATAGATAAGAAATTATTGAATCGTATTAATTTTTTAAATTTTATTTTAAAAAGAAATAAATCTTTTTATAAAAATTTTTTTTATGATTTTTGTTATTTATTCAAGAAAAAATTTGAAAAATTTTTTTCTTCTTATGTTAATTTAAAATTCTTAGATAGTTATATTGAGTATAATAAAAAAAATGTTAATTTTAAACATTTTAATTATAAAGGAAAACAGTTTTCTTTAAATAATTATACTGATAGGTGTTTATTGCTCTTAAAAAATAATTTTTTTTCTATTTTTATGAATTATTTTTTTGGTAATTTTACATCTGATTTATATGAAAGTGATAAAAAATTAAATTTAAATAAAAATGAAATTAAAATTTTAAATATTTTATTTGAAAGAATTTTTGTAATTTTAAATAAAACTTTTTTAAAAAATATTAAAACATTTGTTATTAATAATTTTAAATATATAAAAATAAATAAATTTTTATATAATCATTTTTTTAATATATCTTATGTGTGTTTTATTTTTAAAATAAATTTAAATACAGTAATTAGTATATTAAAGATTTATATACCAATTAATATTATAGAACAATTTAAATATTCAAATATTTTAAAAATTTAAAATTTTTAATAGAATATATAAATATATTTATTAATATTTAAAATAATTTTCTTGTATTAATTGAGATATTATATATATAATGTTTAGATTATATAAATATTTAAATTCACTTATATTGAGAATAATATTATGAATAAAAAAAATGAAAAATTTGAAAAAGATAATTTACAGTCAATATCAAGTAAAGTAAACTTAGATAATAATTTAAATAATACATATAACGATAGTTTAAAAAAAAAAAAAATAGAAAATATAAATTTTAATAAAAAAATTATTAATGATGTATTTGAATATAAAAAATCAATTATATCAATCCCAGTTTCTGTTACTATAGAACTAGGTAAAAAAAAAATTACTATTAAAGAGTTATTGAAATTATCAACAGGTTCTATTCTAGAGCTAGAAGATAAAGTAGATGAACCATTAAATATATTTGTAAATAAAAATCTTGTTGCTTTAGGAGAATTAGTTGTTCATAATAAAAAATATGGTGTTCGAATAATAAAATTATTATGAAATTGATTTTAAAAAATTATTTTAATAATATGGACATTTTATGGAATTGTATAGTTATATTCAACTTAGTGAGAAATTTGATATAAAATATAAAATATGGAATCAGTATAATTATTTAATTAATTTAGGAAGAAAATATATTTATTTTTTTTTATTTCTATCAATATTATTTTTATTGATAACAAAATTTAAATTTTTTTTTAGGAAAAATAATAATTTTAATAAAATGTATATTGTTGATAAAATTTATTTAAGTCCTACGCAATATATTTGTATATTATATGTTAATAATACTAAATTTTTATTAGGCGTGACTGTAAATTCGATTAATTTAATAAAAGAATTACCTAAAAATAAAATATATTTTGTAAAAGAAAAAAAAGAATATTCATTTTATTCTATTTTATTAAATAAATTTCGACAATTTTTTAATTGGTTTAAATAAGGTGAAAATGATGGTTTTTCATAAAAAATTTTTTTTATCTATTATTCCTGTATTTTTATTAGAAAATATATCTAATGATGTAGTGCATAATATAATTTCTAATGGATCTGATATATTAAATCTATCTATCCAATCTTCATTAATATTTACTTTACTTAGCTTTTTTCCTGCTGTTTTGTTAATGATGACGTGTTTTACTCGTATTATTATTGTTTTTAGTTTATTAAGAAGTGCCATAGGAACTCCATATTCTCCTCCTAATCAAGTATTAATTGGATTGTCTTTATTTTTAACACTTTTTATTATGTTTCCAATATTAGATAAAATTTATAATAAAGCAATTATTCCTTTATATAAAAATGAGATTAATATTGATACTGCTGTAGATAATATTACAAAACCTTTATGTCAGTTTATGTTAAAACAAACAAGAAAATCTGATATTTCTGTGTTTTTGGATTTAGCTAAAATTTCTTTATCTAGTAATAAAGATAATATTCCTATTCAAGTTTTATTGCCTGCATTTATAATTAGTGAATTAA
The nucleotide sequence above comes from Buchnera aphidicola (Cinara curvipes). Encoded proteins:
- a CDS encoding FliG C-terminal domain-containing protein; its protein translation is MMHLNGIQKSALLLISMDIEDSVRVLKYFTELEIKKFIDTIISFDIKIIKYSDIVIYEFYDVLKKNKIFNFDLRTYLLKILEKTMNTDKAYKLLKDSLIKNSFLKNISDLEKLGSKNIFILIKKENLNIISSLLMYTNTNLSIRILSFFDTKTRLDILIKMINFSGLNRFGFVELNKIINFWLNTHKIFILEEERINKIINIISFFKKKNIIQLVKKINTPYINILNKIISKYFKFENIINIEDSSIKFIINNTDIDNLCIVLHNTDCAIKDKFISNMSHKKYEYFKKNFFKKKLISFETICLKKNLLLRNIKNFIKDNKIIIKEK
- a CDS encoding FliH/SctL family protein; protein product: MKNISKDNLWKRWKPKNLNKKLDLVSTSNSIKYKNISFVKITKKKDNNASCSDIYQKNYKNGLTEGYKRGYIDGWLQGCSFSNNYFLESKDKCIEMKYADLLNKFRIAIYQFNNNFSKRLIRIVLHISKILVDDIFLVNKNYIIKKIDKLIKTSHYIFNKLQLHVHPDNYNLIIKRFGVLMNTYGWIVIKNKKMNINDYRIITSEGEINASIQSFWDRIYRSANLLD
- a CDS encoding FliI/YscN family ATPase, which codes for MNDVLNKWFNKIDKFEKNISIFSYELFFGRVVSVNNLIIEATGIYLPVGNFCWVERIYNNKLSTVLCKILGFKEKIVFLIPIYRLDGIFPGAKVFSQSSSQKQINSHLKFPFGFELLGRVLDGFGNPLDNLGNIKSKKMLFNFFKPSINPLKRTLITEILDTGVRAINSLLTVGRGQRMGIFSQAGIGKSMLLGMISRYTNADIIIISLVGERGREVREFINNILGIESLKKSVVIVSPADVSPMFKIQSVQYATSIAEYFCKKNNHVLLIVDSLTRYAMAYREISNSMNEAPVLKGYPASIFSNIPYLIERTGNINSEGFGSITSFYTVLTEGDEYNDPILDIAKSVLDGHIILSDFLSKSGHYPSIDIEKSISRSMHSIVNHDHQKKSIYIKKLISCYYYHRDVINLGIYSKGNNKLLDDSIKIWPFLEKFLQQNFLECCTYDQSILELTELLKII
- the fliN gene encoding flagellar motor switch protein FliN, yielding MNKKNEKFEKDNLQSISSKVNLDNNLNNTYNDSLKKKKIENINFNKKIINDVFEYKKSIISIPVSVTIELGKKKITIKELLKLSTGSILELEDKVDEPLNIFVNKNLVALGELVVHNKKYGVRIIKLL
- a CDS encoding flagellar biosynthetic protein FliO, which translates into the protein MELYSYIQLSEKFDIKYKIWNQYNYLINLGRKYIYFFLFLSILFLLITKFKFFFRKNNNFNKMYIVDKIYLSPTQYICILYVNNTKFLLGVTVNSINLIKELPKNKIYFVKEKKEYSFYSILLNKFRQFFNWFK
- the fliP gene encoding flagellar type III secretion system pore protein FliP (The bacterial flagellar biogenesis protein FliP forms a type III secretion system (T3SS)-type pore required for flagellar assembly.) → MMVFHKKFFLSIIPVFLLENISNDVVHNIISNGSDILNLSIQSSLIFTLLSFFPAVLLMMTCFTRIIIVFSLLRSAIGTPYSPPNQVLIGLSLFLTLFIMFPILDKIYNKAIIPLYKNEINIDTAVDNITKPLCQFMLKQTRKSDISVFLDLAKISLSSNKDNIPIQVLLPAFIISELKTAFQIGFMIFLPFLIIDLVVASILMSLGMMMVPPSTISLPLKLILFVLSDGWKLLILSLSKSFFI